The following are encoded together in the Babylonia areolata isolate BAREFJ2019XMU chromosome 30, ASM4173473v1, whole genome shotgun sequence genome:
- the LOC143275369 gene encoding uncharacterized protein LOC143275369 yields MTNTVGFRPKLLPPKDRLLERSYRPVVTCLTVSGCITVLVCVVFGLTAFNIYSHRFGPTTHAYHSGDEMSMLRASQDLSATFCSAYKVYPDGRTEFYLLPREAEIDSKKNVNMTFTLTASVPGPFVKNEHYFLVNSSLRLSACFENLTSDLLHAQEDHHSAKFLVIIGDNHFHEWRKHFNPRHVKYTVPIPRNASCGNLTASATLTLTVPQSDNYHFVLLPRGSRRKHPVKDDATLTAAVASNAKLVLTGVVNKTQFNVSGAVSVCNASEKLCTFVLPWGSHRDIVAKVLPVFQDPDASAAFTTRCVERLEFWLPVFVALPVLILVLMWGWCWCLLVKRRGVRSRYVAQRLGESSRSSGGYGSFSEERDPLITTVSPPPQSLPGEGGEGHIEESDERCASIQG; encoded by the exons ATGACCAACACGGTAGGCTTTCGTCCTAAGCTGCTTCCGCCGAAGGATCGTCTGCTGGAGCGGAGTTACCGGCCCGTGGTCACCTGTCTGACGGTCAGCGGTTGCATcacggtgttggtgtgtgtggtgttcggtCTGACGGCATTCAACATCTACAGTCACCGATTCGGGCCGACGACGCACGCCTACCACTCTGGGGACGAGATGTCGATGCTGCGGGCAAGCCAGGACCTGTCGGCGACGTTCTGCTCTGCATACAAGGTGTACCCTGATGGACG gacTGAATTTTACCTTTTGCCACGTGAGGCAGAGATTGACTCGAAGAAAAATGTCAACATGACGTTCACTCTGACTGCCAGTGTTCCCGGCCCGTTCGTCAAGAACGAGCATTACTTCCTCGTCAACTCCTCCTTGAGGCTGTCGGCCTGCTTCGAGAACTTGACCTCTGACCTTTTGCATGCGCAGGAAGACCATCATTCGGCCAAGTTTTTGGTGATCATCGGCGACAATCATTTCCAC GAGTGGCGAAAGCATTTCAACCCACGCCATGTCAAATACACCGTACCCATCCCTCGCAACGCCTCGTGTGGAAACCTCACCGCCTCAGCCACGCTAACCCTGACAGTGCCTCAGTCTGACAACTATCACTTCGTTCTCTTGCCGCGAGGCAGCAGACGAAAACATCCCGTTAAGGACGACGCCACCCTGACCGCTGCTGTCGCCAGTAACGCCAAACTTGTTCTCACCGGCGTCGTCAACAAGACTCAGTTCAACGTTTCGGGCGCCGTATCGGTCTGCAACGCTTCGGAAAAGCTCTGCACATTTGTGCTTCCGTGGGGAAGCCATCGAGACATCGTGGCGAAAGTCCTTCCTGTGTTCCAGGATCCCGACGCTTCAGCTGCGTTCACGACCAGGTGTGTCGAGCGGTTGGAGTTTTGGTTGCCGGTGTTCGTGGCCCTGCCGGTGTTGATTCTGGTGTtgatgtgggggtggtgctggtgcctgctggtgaagaggaggggggttcgATCCCGGTACGTGGCGCAGCGGTTGGGGGAGTCGTCGCGGTCGTCGGGGGGTTACGGTTCGTTCAGCGAGGAGAGGGATCCGTTGATCACTACTGTGTCTCCCCCGCCTCAGTCactgccgggggaggggggggaggggcacatcGAGGAGAGTGACGAGCGGTGTGCGTCTATTCAGGGGTga